GCGCGGACCTCGAAGGCGGGCCGGCCGCCGTGCTGGAGGTAGGCGTGCAGGATGTCGGGGGTGTTGACGAAGAAGTTCGGCCGCATCCACGCCGCCGCCTCACCCGACAGCTCGGTCAGGTACTCCGTCAGCTCCCGCTTGTCGTTGCGCCAGGTGAAGTACGTGTACGACTGCTGGAAGCCGACCTCGGCCAGCGCGCGCATCATCGCCGGCCGGGTGAACGCCTCCGCCAGGAAGATCACGTCCGGGTCCCTGCGGTTGACCTCGCCGATCACCCGCTCCCAGAACACCACCGGCTTGGTGTGCGGGTTGTCCACCCGGAAGATCCGCACCCCGTGGTCCATCCAGTGCCGCAGCACCCGCACCGTCTCCGCGACCAGGCCGTCCATGTCCGCGTCGAAGGCGATGGGGTAGATGTCCTGGTACTTCTTCGGCGGGTTCTCCGCGTAGGCGATCGTGCCGTCGGGCCGGTGGTGGAACCACTCCGGGTACTTGTGCACCCAGGGATGGTCCGGCGAGCACTGCAGCGCGAAGTCCAGCGCGACCTCCAGTCCGAGCCGGGCGGCCTCGCCCACGAAGTGGTCGAAGTCCTCCAGCGTGCCCAGCGCCGGGTGCACGCTGTCGTGGCCGCCCTCGGGCGAACCGATCGCCCACGGCACCCCCACGTCGTCCGGGCCCGCGGTCAGCGAGTTGTTCGGGCCCTTGCGGAACGTGGTGCCGATCGGATGGATCGGTGGCAGGTAGACGACGTCGAACCCCATCTCCGCGATGGCCCGAAGCCGCTTCGCCGCCGTGCGGAACGTGCCGTGCGGCTCCTCGGCCGTACCCTCCGAACGCGGGAAGAACTCGTACCAGGAACCGAACAGCGCACGCTCACGCTCCACCAGCAACGGCATCGCGTCCGAGGCGGTCACCAACTCCCGCAGCGGATACCGCGCCAGCACCGCCTCCACCTCGGGCGACAACGCCGCCGCGAGCCGCCAGGCGGCCGGGCGGTCCGCGTCCCGCAGGGCAGCGGCGGCCGACGCCACGACGGCCCGCTGTCCCTCGGGGACACCGGCGGCCGCTCGCTCGAACAGCAGGGCGCCCTCGGTCAGGACCAGTTCGGTGTCGATGCCCGCGGGGATCTTGATCCGCGCGTGGTGCCGCCAGGTGCCGACGGGGTCCGACCACGCCTCGACCGTGAAGGTCCAGTGGCCGGGCCGGTCCGCCGCGACGGTGGCCCCCCAGCGGTCGGTGCCCGGGGCGAGTTCGCGCATCGGGGTCCAGGGCCCGGGGCGTCCCCCCGGATCGCGGAGCACGACGTTCGCGGCGACGGCGTCGTGCCCCTCGCGGAACACGGTGGCCGAGACCTCGAACTCCTCCCCGACCACGGACTTGGCGGGCCTGCGCCCGTGCTGGACCACGGGGCGCACGTCGAGGACCGGGATGCGTCCGACGGCGGTGGCCCCGGCCGGACCGGGGTGCTGCCGGGGTGGCGCCGGTTCGAGGACGTCCTCCACCGGCTTGCCTGACTTGTTGCCCGATGTCTTCTTTCCGGCCGTCCTACTGGTAGTCGGGGGTGCTGACGAGTGGTGCGTGGCGGGCATGACCGCTCCTGTCCGCGTCAACGAGGGTGTGGGCGGATGGATGTGGGGAGGTGGGTCCTGCGGTGGTGCTCTGGTGCTGCCGTGGGGTCACCGGAGGAGCCTTCCCACCCCGTTCGGGTGGGCAATCCGGCACTTTGTTAACTACTCACGCGTACGTCCACACGCAAGACCAGCCCCTCTGTGCGGGTGCCCCACGCCCCGGCGTCCACGCCCCCCGTGCCCCGACACCCCTGTCCGGTACGTCCCCACCGACCCCCCGGTAACCACTACCGTCGTCCCTGACGACGAGACGTACAGCGCCGTGCGTCTCACCCCGCGACGTGTCGAGGTGGAATGTGAAGGCGATCCGTCGGTTCACCGTCCGTCCCGTTCTCCCCGAACCCCTCCGGCCACTCAGTGACCTGGCGCGCAATCTGCGCTGGTCCTGGCATGCGGAGACGCGCGACCTGTTCCAGTCCGTCGATCCCGAACGCTGGGCCGCCGCCGGGGCCGACCCGGTGCGGCTGCTCGGCGGGGTCCGCCCGAGCCGGCTGGCCGAGCTGGCCGGCGACCGGCGGTTCCTGCGCCGGCTGACCGCCGCCGCCGACGACCTCCACGACTACGTGACCGGCGACCGCTGGTACCAGCACCAGGACGCGGACCTGCCCGCCGCGGTCGCCTACTTCTCGCCGGAGTTCGGCATCACGGCCGCGCTGCCCCAGTACTCCGGTGGCCTCGGCATCCTCGCCGGGGACCACCTGAAGGCGGCCAGCGACCTCGGGGTACCCCTGATCGGCGTCGGACTGCTCTACCGGCACGGGTACTTCCGGCAGAGCCTGTCCCGGGACGGCTGGCAGCAGGAGCACTACCCGGTGCTCGACCCGCACGAACTGCCCGTCAGCCTACTGAAGGAGGCCGACGGCACCCCGGCCCGGATCTCCCTGGCCCTGCCCGGCGGCAAGGCGCTGCACGCCCGCATCTGGCTGGCCCAGGTGGGCCGGGTGCCGCTGCTGATGCTCGACTCGGACGTCGAGGAGAACGACCTCGGCGAACGCGGGGTGACCGACCGGCTGTACGGCGGCGGCAGCGAGCACCGGCTGCTCCAGGAGATGCTGCTCGGCATAGGGGGTGTGCGGGCCGTGCGGACGTACTGCCGGCTCACCGGGCACCCGGACCCCGAGGTGTTCCACACCAACGAGGGCCACGCGGGCTTCCTCGGGCTGGAGCGGATCGCCGAGCTGTGCGAGCGCGGGCTGGACTTCGACCCGGCGCTGGAGGCCGTGCGGAGCGGGACCGTGTTCACCACGCACACGCCCGTGCCGGCCGGGATCGACCGGTTCGACCGGGAACTGGTCGGCCGGCACTTCGGGCCGGACGCCGAGCTCCCGGGCATCGACGTGCAGCGGATCCTCGCGCTCGGCATGGAGACGTACCCGGGCGGTGAGCCGAACCTGTTCAACATGGCCGTGATGGGACTCCGGCTCGCGCAGCGGGCCAACGGGGTGTCCCTGCTGCACGGTCAGGTGAGCCGGGAGATGTTCGCCGGACTCTGGCCGGGATTCGACGCCGAGGAGGTGCCGATCACCTCCGTCACCAACGGGGTGCACGCCCCGACCTGGGTGGCCCCGGAGGTGCTCCGCCTGGGCGCCCGGCAGATCGGCACCCAGCGGGCCGAGGACGCGCTGACCGTCGGCGGCTCCGAGCGCTGGGACTCGGTGGCGGAGATCCCCGACCAGGAGGTCTGGGAGCTGCGCCGCACCCTGCGCGAGCAACTGGTGTCCGAGGTGCGGGAGCGGCTGCGCGCGTCCTGGCGGCAGCGGGGCGCGGGCGACGCGGAGCTGGGCTGGATCGAGGGGGTGCTCGACCCCGACGTGCTGACCATCGGGTTCGCACGGCGCGTGCCCTCGTACAAGCGGCTCACCCTGATGCTGCGGGACCGGGACCGGCTGATGGAGCTGCTGCTGCACCCCGAGCGGCCGGTCCAGATCGTCGTGGCGGGCAAGGCGCACCCGGCGGACGACGGCGGCAAGCGGCTGGTGCAGGAACTGGTGCGGTTCGCCGACGACCCGCGGGTGCGGCACCGGATCGTCTTCCTGCCCGACTACGGCATGGCGATGGCGCAGAAGCTCTACCCGGGCTGTGACGTCTGGCTGAACAACCCGCTGCGCCCGCTGGAGGCCTGCGGTACCTCCGGGATGAAGGCCGCACTGAACGGGTGCCTCAACCTCTCCGTGCTGGACGGCTGGTGGGACGAGTGGTTCCAGCCGGACTTCGGCTGGGCCGTGCCGACCGCGGACGGCGCCGGCACCGACCCGGACCGCCGCGACGACATCGAGGCCGGTGCCCTGTACGACCTGCTGGAGCAGCGGGTCGCGCCCCGGTTCTACGAGCGGGGGCGGGGCGGGCTGCCCGACCGCTGGATCGAGATGGTCCGCCAGACCCTCACCCTGCTCGGGCCGAAGGTGCTGGCGGGCCGCATGGTCCGCGAGTACGTCGACCGCCTGTACGCGCCCGCCGCGCAGGCCCAGCGGGCGCTCACCCCGGACACGGCCCGCGAACTGGCCGGCTGGAAGGCCCGGGTGCGTGCCGCGTGGCCCGGGGTGAGCGTCGACCACGTGGAGACGACGGCCACGACGGCCACCGCGGAGCTGGGCACCAGCGTGGGGCTGCGGGTCCGGGTGGGCCTCGGCGAGCTGGGCCCGGACGACGTCGAGGTGCAGGCCGTGTCCGGCCGGGTCGACTCCGAGGACCGCATCACGGACGCGACGACGGTGCCCCTCAAGCCGGTGGGCACTCCCGACCTGGAGGGCCGCCTGCTCTACGAGGGTCCCCTCTCCCTGGACCGCGCCGGACCCTACGGCTACACGGTCCGCATCCTGCCGGCCCACCGCCACCTCGCGTCGAGCGCGGAACTGGGACTGGTCGCGGTGCCGTCAGAGGACGCGGCGGAGGCGGCCGGGGTGCTGCTGCGCTAGGCCGGACACGGCCCAGGGGCCGGGGCGGGCCCCCGTGGCGGGTGCCGCGGGGGTCAGTCCTCCTCCAGGCCGGCGCACAGCCGGCGCAGAACCGTCCCGCACCGGCGGGCGTAGGCGTGCTGCAGGCCCCGGGTCGCGGGACCGCCGGCCCGGGCGTACCACTTGGCGGCCCGGCTGAAGGCGGCCACCGTCAGCCAGACGGTGCCGTCGCCCGTGCGGTCGACCACGAAGGCCTCCTCGCCGCACTCGGGGTGGCCTTCGAGGGTGCCGTAGGCCCATCCGGCGCGCCGGGGCTCCTCGACGGTCCACACGATGCGGCAGGGTGCCCTGACCAGGCCGGCCAGGGTGACCGTGACGTCGGTGCCGGGGACCGCGCGGTCGGCGGTGGCGTCGATGCCCACGCCGAGCGCGCGGTGCATCTCCCAGGTCAGGACCGCCTCGGCGGCCCGGCGGAAGACCTCGGGACCCTCGCCGAGGCGGGTGCGCACGAGCATCGGGCGGAATCCGGGCGGGCAGAAGCTCAGGTCGTCGCGCGTCGCGCCGACCGGCTCGTAGGTGAAGGGCGCCGGGGACATGGGTCACAAGACTAAGGCGGTACCCGGGTCGCTCTCAGCCCGGGTACCGCCGACAGTCAACTTACCTGGTGCTAGCCGACGTTGACCGCGGACCAGGCGGCCGCGACCGTCTTGTACTCGGTGCTGGTGGAGCCGTACAGGGCCGACGCCGCGTTCAGGGTCGCCGTGCGGGCGGCCTTGTAGTTGGTCGTCGACGTCATGTACGTCGTCAGCGCCTTGTACCAGATCTGCAGCGCCTTGGCGCGGCCGATGCCGGTGACCGCGGCGCCGTTGTAGGTCGGGGAGTTGTACGAGACCCCGTTGACCGTCTTCGCACCGCTGCCCTCGGACAGCAGGTAGAAGAAGTGGTTTGCGACGCCGGACGAGTAGTGCACGTCCAGGTTGCCGACGGAGGAGGACCAGTAGTCGGCGGAGCCGCCGTCCTTGCTGGGCTTGTCCATGTAGCGCAGCGGGGTGCCGTCGCCGTTGATGTCGATCTTCTCGCCGATGAGGTAGTCACCGGGGTCCGAGGCGTTGTTCGCGTAGAACTCCACGCCCGTGCCGAAGATGTCCGAGGTGGCCTCGTTCAGGCCACCGGACTCGCCCGAGTAGTTCAGGCCGGCGGTGTTGGCGGTGACACCGTGGCTCATCTCGTGGCCCGCGACGTCCAGCGAGGTCAGCGGGTCGACGTTGCCGGAGCCGTCGCCGTAGGTCATGCAGAAGCAGCTGTCGTCCCAGAACGCGTTCACGTAGGCGTTGCCGTAGTGGACGCGGGAGTAGGCGCCGACGCCGTTGTTCTTGATGCCGCTGCGGCCGAAGGTGTTCTTGTAGAAGTCCCAGGTCTCCGCCGCGCCGTAGGCGGCGTCGGCGGCCGCGGTCTGGTCGGAGGAGGAGCTGGAGGCGGTGCCGGTGCCGAAGACGTTGGTGGTGCTGGACACCAGCGTGCCCGTGCCGGAGGTCTTTCGGGCCAGGTTGTAGGTCTTGTGGTTGCCCCGGGCGCTGTCGGTGAGCTGGTACGTCGAGCCCGACTGCACGGAGTTGAGGGTGACCGTGCCGGAGTACAGCGTCTTGCCGGTGGCGTTCTCGATGCCCTGGTACTCGAAGAGCTTCTTGCCGGTGGCCGCGTCGGTGACGACGTGCAGCTGGTTCGGGGTGCCGTCGTCCTGGAGGCCGCCGACGACCGTCTCGTAGGCGAGCACGGGCTTGCCGGAGCCGGCCCAGATCACCTTGCGCGCGCCGTCCGCGGAGGACTTGGCGGAGCCGAGGGTTCTCGCGGCGCTCAGGGCCTGCTTCTCGGCCTTGGCGGCGGAGATCTGCGGTTTGAGCGAGGCGACCTTGACGGCCCACTTGGTGGCCTTGGTGACGCTCTCGGTCGCACCCGACTTGGCGGTGTGGACGATGAGGTCGCCGCCGAGCACCGGAAGGCCGGCGTAGGTGCGCTCGTAGCGGGTGTGGACGGTGCCGTCGGCGTCCTTGACGACGTCCTTGACGACGAGCTTCTCCTTGGCACCGAGACCTATGTGCTGCGCGGTCTGCGCGGCACCGGCCTGTGCCTTCTGCAGCAGCGTGGTGCGGGCGGCCGAGGACAGCGCGGTCGGGGCGGCGGCCAGGGGCTTGGCGGCGGCCTCGGCCGGCGTCTGGGCGCTGGCACTGGTGGTCAGCCCGGTGGAGAGCAGGGCTCCGGCGGCCACAGCGGTGGCGATGGCCAGAGTGGTGCGCTTGTGACGCGCGTAGAGGGGGCTCACAGAAGCTCCTTCTCGTGGGGGAGTCCGGGCAGTGTGGGGTTACTGTCCGGAGGCTGTGGCGGTGCGAAGTTGCTGTGCTGCTGCGGCGGGTGAAGGAAGAGTGGCACCAGGGGCGCGTACATGTCATGACCCTGAAGTGATGTTGGCGCAAAACCGACTGTCTGCCGAACGTTTCAAAGATGTAAACGGACGCCACCGGAGAGTGACGAACCCTCCGGTGGCGCTCCGTTAGCGGGCCTGTGGCGTGCGGTTTACGGGAAGGTCAGCTTCCAGCTGTTGATGGTCCCGACGTCCTGTGCGGCCTGGTCCTGGACCCTCAGCCGCCAGGTGCCGTTGGCCGATTCGGACGAGGCGTTGACGGTGTACGTCTCCCGCACGTCGTCCGCCGAGTCGGACCCGGAGAAGTTCTTCAGGCGGTACGCGGTCCCCGACGGGCCGATCAGGTCGATCACCAGGTCACCGCGCCAGGTGTGCGTGATGTCCACCGCCACCTGGAGGTTGGCCGGCGCGTTCCCGCTCCTGCCGGAGACGGCGATGTCCGAGGTGACGGCCGGCCCGTTGTCCGGGATCGACACCGGTGTGGTGTTCTCGTACGAGGTGCCGCCGCCCCCGCCGCCGCCCGAGCGCGCGCCGACCGCGACGGCCGCCCAGGCGTCCTGCACGGCCTTGTACTCGGCGCTCGTGGTGCCGTACAGCTCGCCGGCCGCCGCGAGGGTGCCGGTGCGGGCGCCCGCGTAGTTGGTGGTGGAGGTCCACTTCGTGGTCAGCGCCCGGTACCAGATCTGCAGCGCCTTGTCCCGGCCGATGCCGGTGACCGGGAGCCCGTCCGCGGTGGGCGAGTTGTAGCTGACCCCGTTGATGACCTTGGCGCCGCTGCCCTCGCTCAGCAGATAGAAGAAGTGGTTGGCGGGGCCCGACGAGTAGTGCACGTCGACGCCGCCGATCCCGGAGTACCAGCTGTCCTTGGACGCGCCGTCCTTGCTCGGCTTGTCCATGTAGCGCAGCGGGGTGCCGTTGCCGTTGATGTCGATCTTCTCGCCGATGAGGTAGTCACCGGGGTCTGTGGAGTTGTTGGCGTAGAACTCCACGCCGGTGCCGAAGATGTCGGACGTGGCCTCGTTCAGGCCACCGGACTCGCCGCTGTAGTTGAGGCCCGCGGTATTGGACGTGACGCCGTGGCTCATCTCGTGGCCCGCGACGTCGATGGCGGTCAGCGGCTTGGCGTTGCCGGAGCCGTCGCCGTAGGTCATGCAGAAGCAGCCGTCGTCCCAGAAGGCGTTCACGTACGAGTTGCCGTAGTGGACCCGGGAGTACGCGCCGACGCCGTTGTTCTTGATGCCGCTGCGGCCGAACGTGTTCTTGTAGAAGTCCCAGGTGACCGCGGCGCCGTAGTGGGCGTCCGCGCCCGCGGTGGCCGCGCTGGAGTTGGTGCCGTTGCCCCAGGTGTCGCTGCTCTGCGAGAACAGGGTCCCGGTGCCCGAGGAGCCGTGGTTCAGGTTGTACGTCTTGTGGCCGCCGCGGGCGCCGTCGGTCAGCGTGTACGTCGAGCCCGACTGGGTCGTGGTCAGCGTGACCTGGCCGCTGTACTGGGTGTTGCCGACGCCCGTCTCGATGCCCTGGTACGTGAACAGCCGCTTGCCGGTGGCCGCGTCGGTGATGACGTGCAGCCGGTTCGGGGTGCCGTCGTCCTGGAGGCCGCCGACGACCGTCTCCAGGGCGAGCACGGGCTTGCCGGAGCCGGCCCAGATCACCCTGCGCACGCCGTCCGCCGCGGACCGGGTGCCGCCGAGGGACCTGGCCAGCCGCACGGCCTGCGTCTCGGCCGACTTCGTCGACGCCGCCGGGGTCAGTCCGCGGACCTTGAGCGGGGCGGTGTTCGCCTCGACGACCCGCTCGACCGCGCCGGAGGCGGCGGTGTCGACGACGAGGTCGCCGCCGAGCACGGGCAGGCCCGCGTAGGTGCGCTCGTACCGGGTGTGCAGAGTGCCGTCCGCGTCCTTGACGACGTCGCGGACGACCAGTTCCTCCTTGGCCCCGAGACCGAGGGACCGCGCCGTCGCGGCCCTCCCGGCGTCGGCGTGCCGGATCAGTTCGGTGCGCTGCGAGGGTGAGAGCCGGACGGCCGCATGGGCCGGGCCCGCCTTGCCGGGGGCCGGCGCGGCGGCCGGGGTGGCGCCGGCCACGCCGGACTGCGCGGCGGCGGCGATCAGGGCGGCGACGCCCACGAGGGCGACGGTGGCGGTGCGGCGGGGTGCCGCCGGGCGAAGCGCTGTGTGGGGGGCGCGTCTGCGAGAGCTGCTACTCAACACTGACTCCTTCTGCGTGGCCGCGGGTCGCGCGGCCAGGGGAGACCGGACGGTGGGATCGGACGTCCGGGCAGAGCAGGGTGTTGCGCAAAGCCGTGTGCGGGGTGCCGAGCCGGCTCACGCGTGGAGGCGGAAGCTGTGGGGTCGCTGTGAGTCGGCCGTGGGAAGAGTGACAGGAATGGGTGCAATCTGTCAGGACCACGTCACAAAATGGCCGGAACTGGTTCGTTGAACGGGTGACCGTGTTCGTTATGCGGACGTGCGCCGGCTCATGGCCGGTCCTGTTCGGCCGCGTCCCCGTGCCAGGTGCGCCACAGGCCCGCGTACGCTCCGCCCGCCGCCACCAGTTCGTCGTGCGTGCCCAGTTCCGTCAGCCGGCCGTCCTCCATCACCGCCACGCGGTCCGCGTCGTGCGCCGTGTGCAGACGGTGGGCGATGGCGATCACCGTGCGGCCCTTCAGGACCGCCGCGAGGGCGCGCTCGGTGTGCCGGGCGGTGGCGGGGTCCAGCAGGGCGGTGGCCTCGTCCAGGACGAGGGTGTGCGGATCGGCCAGCACCACGCGGGCCAGGGCCAGTTGCTGGGCCTGGGAGCCGTCGGTGGGGTGGCCGCCGGGGCCGAGCGCGGTGTCGAGCGCGGACGGCAGGGCGCGGACCC
Above is a genomic segment from Streptomyces collinus Tu 365 containing:
- a CDS encoding M4 family metallopeptidase, producing MSPLYARHKRTTLAIATAVAAGALLSTGLTTSASAQTPAEAAAKPLAAAPTALSSAARTTLLQKAQAGAAQTAQHIGLGAKEKLVVKDVVKDADGTVHTRYERTYAGLPVLGGDLIVHTAKSGATESVTKATKWAVKVASLKPQISAAKAEKQALSAARTLGSAKSSADGARKVIWAGSGKPVLAYETVVGGLQDDGTPNQLHVVTDAATGKKLFEYQGIENATGKTLYSGTVTLNSVQSGSTYQLTDSARGNHKTYNLARKTSGTGTLVSSTTNVFGTGTASSSSSDQTAAADAAYGAAETWDFYKNTFGRSGIKNNGVGAYSRVHYGNAYVNAFWDDSCFCMTYGDGSGNVDPLTSLDVAGHEMSHGVTANTAGLNYSGESGGLNEATSDIFGTGVEFYANNASDPGDYLIGEKIDINGDGTPLRYMDKPSKDGGSADYWSSSVGNLDVHYSSGVANHFFYLLSEGSGAKTVNGVSYNSPTYNGAAVTGIGRAKALQIWYKALTTYMTSTTNYKAARTATLNAASALYGSTSTEYKTVAAAWSAVNVG
- a CDS encoding alpha-1,4-glucan--maltose-1-phosphate maltosyltransferase, with amino-acid sequence MPATHHSSAPPTTSRTAGKKTSGNKSGKPVEDVLEPAPPRQHPGPAGATAVGRIPVLDVRPVVQHGRRPAKSVVGEEFEVSATVFREGHDAVAANVVLRDPGGRPGPWTPMRELAPGTDRWGATVAADRPGHWTFTVEAWSDPVGTWRHHARIKIPAGIDTELVLTEGALLFERAAAGVPEGQRAVVASAAAALRDADRPAAWRLAAALSPEVEAVLARYPLRELVTASDAMPLLVERERALFGSWYEFFPRSEGTAEEPHGTFRTAAKRLRAIAEMGFDVVYLPPIHPIGTTFRKGPNNSLTAGPDDVGVPWAIGSPEGGHDSVHPALGTLEDFDHFVGEAARLGLEVALDFALQCSPDHPWVHKYPEWFHHRPDGTIAYAENPPKKYQDIYPIAFDADMDGLVAETVRVLRHWMDHGVRIFRVDNPHTKPVVFWERVIGEVNRRDPDVIFLAEAFTRPAMMRALAEVGFQQSYTYFTWRNDKRELTEYLTELSGEAAAWMRPNFFVNTPDILHAYLQHGGRPAFEVRAVLAATLSPTWGIYSGYELCENTPLREGSEEYLDSEKYQLKHRDWEAAAREGRTLAPLITRLNTVRRANPALHQLRDLHFHHADKDEVIAYSKRSGSNTVLVVANLDPHHTQEATVSLDMPQLGLDWHESVPVRDLLTGETYHWGRANYVRLDPGRRPAHIFSVLRPSTPQIGGSPTI
- a CDS encoding M4 family metallopeptidase → MLSSSSRRRAPHTALRPAAPRRTATVALVGVAALIAAAAQSGVAGATPAAAPAPGKAGPAHAAVRLSPSQRTELIRHADAGRAATARSLGLGAKEELVVRDVVKDADGTLHTRYERTYAGLPVLGGDLVVDTAASGAVERVVEANTAPLKVRGLTPAASTKSAETQAVRLARSLGGTRSAADGVRRVIWAGSGKPVLALETVVGGLQDDGTPNRLHVITDAATGKRLFTYQGIETGVGNTQYSGQVTLTTTQSGSTYTLTDGARGGHKTYNLNHGSSGTGTLFSQSSDTWGNGTNSSAATAGADAHYGAAVTWDFYKNTFGRSGIKNNGVGAYSRVHYGNSYVNAFWDDGCFCMTYGDGSGNAKPLTAIDVAGHEMSHGVTSNTAGLNYSGESGGLNEATSDIFGTGVEFYANNSTDPGDYLIGEKIDINGNGTPLRYMDKPSKDGASKDSWYSGIGGVDVHYSSGPANHFFYLLSEGSGAKVINGVSYNSPTADGLPVTGIGRDKALQIWYRALTTKWTSTTNYAGARTGTLAAAGELYGTTSAEYKAVQDAWAAVAVGARSGGGGGGGTSYENTTPVSIPDNGPAVTSDIAVSGRSGNAPANLQVAVDITHTWRGDLVIDLIGPSGTAYRLKNFSGSDSADDVRETYTVNASSESANGTWRLRVQDQAAQDVGTINSWKLTFP
- a CDS encoding DUF1990 domain-containing protein, translating into MSPAPFTYEPVGATRDDLSFCPPGFRPMLVRTRLGEGPEVFRRAAEAVLTWEMHRALGVGIDATADRAVPGTDVTVTLAGLVRAPCRIVWTVEEPRRAGWAYGTLEGHPECGEEAFVVDRTGDGTVWLTVAAFSRAAKWYARAGGPATRGLQHAYARRCGTVLRRLCAGLEED
- a CDS encoding glycosyltransferase family 1 protein gives rise to the protein MKAIRRFTVRPVLPEPLRPLSDLARNLRWSWHAETRDLFQSVDPERWAAAGADPVRLLGGVRPSRLAELAGDRRFLRRLTAAADDLHDYVTGDRWYQHQDADLPAAVAYFSPEFGITAALPQYSGGLGILAGDHLKAASDLGVPLIGVGLLYRHGYFRQSLSRDGWQQEHYPVLDPHELPVSLLKEADGTPARISLALPGGKALHARIWLAQVGRVPLLMLDSDVEENDLGERGVTDRLYGGGSEHRLLQEMLLGIGGVRAVRTYCRLTGHPDPEVFHTNEGHAGFLGLERIAELCERGLDFDPALEAVRSGTVFTTHTPVPAGIDRFDRELVGRHFGPDAELPGIDVQRILALGMETYPGGEPNLFNMAVMGLRLAQRANGVSLLHGQVSREMFAGLWPGFDAEEVPITSVTNGVHAPTWVAPEVLRLGARQIGTQRAEDALTVGGSERWDSVAEIPDQEVWELRRTLREQLVSEVRERLRASWRQRGAGDAELGWIEGVLDPDVLTIGFARRVPSYKRLTLMLRDRDRLMELLLHPERPVQIVVAGKAHPADDGGKRLVQELVRFADDPRVRHRIVFLPDYGMAMAQKLYPGCDVWLNNPLRPLEACGTSGMKAALNGCLNLSVLDGWWDEWFQPDFGWAVPTADGAGTDPDRRDDIEAGALYDLLEQRVAPRFYERGRGGLPDRWIEMVRQTLTLLGPKVLAGRMVREYVDRLYAPAAQAQRALTPDTARELAGWKARVRAAWPGVSVDHVETTATTATAELGTSVGLRVRVGLGELGPDDVEVQAVSGRVDSEDRITDATTVPLKPVGTPDLEGRLLYEGPLSLDRAGPYGYTVRILPAHRHLASSAELGLVAVPSEDAAEAAGVLLR